Within Ramlibacter henchirensis, the genomic segment CGGCGATGCTGCCGAAGGGAGAGCCTTGCGGCGGCAGTTCGATGGCCTCGGGCCGGGCAGGCGCGAAGGCCACCAGGTGGTCCAGCGCCAGTTCGAGGGTCGCCCGCTTCTCGGCCGCGACGGCGAACCGCGCCGGCTCCTTCGGTCCCTGCTGGCGCGTGCTGCGCAGCGACTGCAGCGCCTTGTCCAGCGCCAGGGCCGATTGCGCCTGCAGCAGCTCGAAATGGACGCCGGCGTAGCCCAGGCCGCTGAGGATGGCCTGCGCCACCGCCATCTGCGCCTTCAGGCCCGCCAGGTACTGCGGCGCCTCTTCGCCGGTCGTGAGCACGACCACCTGGCGCGCGCCGAAAGCGACGGCCGACAGCCACAGGTCCGCGCCGGTGCTGGCGGTGTGCCAAAGGGCCACCGGGATCACGTTGGCCGGAACACCTTGTGCCTGCCCCAGGCGCGCTGCGCGCCCAAGGTCTTCGACCAGCGCCTGGCCGGCTTCCTGGCTGTGGAACAGGATCGTCGGCTCGCGGCCGCCGGCTTGCAGGTACGACCCGAGGAGCGTGCGCAGCTTCTGCCCCTGGTCGCTCGCCCGCGGGTACGCGAAGGTGAGCGCGCCCGTCGGGCACACCGTCGTGCAGGCGCCGCAACCGACGCACAGGTTGGGATTGACCTTGATCTGCTGCCGCGACGCCTCGCTGGAGATCGCGGCGGCCGAACAGATCTCCACGCAGGCATTGCAGCCGATCTTCTCGTTGCGGCTGTGGGCGCACAGCTTCTGCTTGTAGACGAAGAACTTGGGCTTCTCGAACTCGCCCACCAGCTCGCGCAGTTTCAGCAGCGTGGGCAGGTCGCGGCCGTCCCAGCGCAGGTAGCCCTGCGGTGGCGCGTGTTGCGCGAACTCGGACGTCTCGCGAAGGTCGAGAACCAGGTCGAACGTCTCGGTTTGCGCCTGCGCCTCCCTCTGGAAGTCGATGGCGCCGGCGGCCTCGCACACCTTCACGCAGGCACGATGGCCTTTGCAGCGGTCCATGTCGATCTGGTAGTCCAGGCCGATGGCGCCTTCAGGGCACACCGCCACGCAGGCATTGCAGCGCGTGCACAGGTCCAGGTCGATCGGGTTCGTCGGCGTCCACGCAAACTGGAAAGCGCCCAGCCAGCCGGTGAGCGAATCGATGCGCCCGGACACCACCGGGTACTTGCGCTCCTGCGCGCCCGGACCGCCGGTGGAGAACAGCGTGACGTCGAGGACGTCTTCGACCATCGACGCGGCGCGTTCGGCATCCTGCAGCCGGCCGATGATCAGGACGCGGCCGCCGCTCTTGTAGGTGACGGTGGGAACCGGGTCCGGCTCGGGCAGGCGCGCAGCGGCGAGCAGGGCCGCGATCTTGGGCATGGCCTCGCGCGCGTCGCGGCTCCAGCCGCCGGTCTCGCGGATGTTGACGAAGTGCACCGGCGACACCGCGCCTTCGGTCTGCGCGCCGACTTCGGCGAACAGCTTCTTTTCCTGGGTGCAGGCGACGATGACTTCCTCGCCGGAGCGAATGGCTTGCTGGTACGAGGCAGCCTCGCGCCGGCAGAGGCTGCTGTGCAGGGCAAGCGACGGCTCACCCAGTGCCGCGCCCAGCTTCGCCGGGTCGAGCGGCATCGTCTTGTTGCAGTCGCAGATCAGGGTCGGCATGGGATTCGGGGGGTACTGCTTGGGGATCGGCCGCGGGCTCGGGGGCCGCGGGCGGGTGCGACTGTGCCACGGATTGCGGCGCTTGCCCCTCGGCATCTTCCCTTGCTTCGGCTCCTGGCTCATCTTTGCGCTCTTCTTCACGAAAGAGGCCCAGGAAGCGGCCCGCGGCGAGCTGCCGAAGCATCGACTCGGGGATGGGATCGGCCTTGGTGTAGTCGTCGATGTAGGTATCGAGTCCGTCCATCACGTTGAAGTGCGGATCGGCGAACAGCTTCTTGACCGCGGCGTTCCGGACGTCGGCCGGGACGTCGGACTTCACGAAGCGGGTGAAGTCGGAGTCGGATGTGAGGGCGTTTGCGTCTTCGAGCGTAGGCGGAGGGGGCGGTTCGGGCAGCGGAGCCCCCTCACCCCTGCCCTCTCCCCCGAGGGGAGAGGGAGAGGAACCCGCCACGCCGGAAACCGAAGCGGCCTCACTCCCTCTCCCGCTTGCGGGAGAGGGCTGGGGTGAGGGCTGCTCCGGCTCGGCCTTGCGAACCGGCTCCGCCTCCAGCGGCTTGCCCTCCTTCGCATCCAGCTTGCGCCGCGACCAGCGGCCCAGGAAACCGTCAGCCACCGCCGCCCCCTTCGCCGCCGCCGTACTTCTTGCCCGTGGACACTGATGCCGGATTGCCGAACCGGTCTTCCAGCCGCCGGAAGCTTTCCGGCCGCTTGCGTCTGCGCGGTTCGGGCACGTAATGGGCGTCGGCGAACTCGCGGAACCAGGCCACCACCTCCGCGGGCGCGGGCACCTGCTCCACGTTCTCCTGCGCGTCGAGCCACCGCCCGGCATCGTGATAACTCACGGTGACGACCTCGGGGCGGGCGATCGGCTCCTCGGCGACGGTGGCGGCCTCTTCCATGCGCCACAGCACGAACCAGCACGGGGTGTCGACGGTGGCATTGAGGTAGTAGCCCTCGGCGTCGTCGGCGTAGAGCTCCACGCGGTAACCCGGGTGCAGCCAGCGCTCCTCGTGGTCGTCCCCGAAGATGCGGCGCGGCTCGCTGCCGAACGCCTCTTCATGCGGCACGACCTCGTGCAGCTCCCAGCGGTACGGCTGCCAGCGGTTGGCCAGCCGCACGCGCCGCATCACGACGGCGACGTTCAGGCCCGGGCGCGCGCTCACGGCGACTCCTTACGTGTTCTTCGAGACGGTGATGGTCGGGAACTTCGAGGAGAAGTCCTTGGCCTTGGCCGCGACGCGCACCGCCACCTTGCGCGCGACCTCCTTGTAGATCCCCGCGAGCTTGCCATCCGGGTCGGCCATCACGGTGGGCCGACCGCCGTCGGCCTGCACGCGGATGCTCATGTCCAGCGGCAGCGCGCCCAGGTATTCCAGGTTGCGCTCGGCCGCGTAGCGCTTGCCGCCGCCCTCGCCGAAGATGTGCTCGGCGTGGCCGCAGTTGCTGCAGATGTGCACGGCCATGTTCTCCACCAGGCCCAGGATCGGCACGCCGACCTTCTCGAACATGGCGACCGCCTTGCGCGCATCGAGCAGCGCGATGTCCTGCGGGGTGGTCACGATCACGGCGCCGGTCATCGGCACGCGCTGCGACAGCGTCAGCTGGATGTCGCCGGTGCCGGGCGGCAGGTCCACCACGAGGTAGTCGAGTTCGCGCCAGTTGGTCTGCCGCAGCAGCTGCTCCAGCGCCTGCGTCGCCATCGGGCCGCGCCAGATCATGGCTTCGTCCGGGTTGACCAGGAAGCCGATCGACATGACCTGCACGCCGTAGTTCTCCAGCGGGTCCATGGTCTTGCCGTCCGAGCTCTCGGGGCGCCCATCGATGCCCATCATCATGGGCTGGCTGGGGCCGTAGATGTCGGCATCGAGCACGCCGACCGAAGCGCCCTCGGCCGCGAGGGCCAGCGCCAGGTTGACGGCGGTGGTGCTCTTGCCCACCCCGCCCTTGCCGGAGGCGACCGCGATGATGTTCTTCACGTTGGGCATCAGCTGCACGCCGCGCTGCACGGCATGCGCGATGACCTTCGTGTTGATGTTCACCGAGACGTTGCTGACGCCCTGCAGCGCGCGCACGGCCGCGATGGCGGCCTGCCGCAGCGCGGGCACCTGGCTCTTGGCCGGATAACCCATTTCGAGGTCGAAGGCGACATCGCCTCCGTTCACCTGCAGGTTGCGGACCGCCTTGGTCGAAACGAAATCCTGGCCCGTGTTCGGGTCCTTGACGGCCGCGAGGGCGGCGAGCACTTGGTCGGTGGTGGCCATGGCTGAATTGACTACTGAACCAGCCAGTGTAACGAGCCGCCTAAAATCGCCGGCTCCCCGCGCCAATACCCACCATGCCCCAGCGCAAGCTTTTCGTCACCACGGCCCTGCCGTACGCCAACGGCAAGTTCCACATCGGCCACATCATGGAATACATCCAGGCCGACATCTGGGTGCGGCACCAGCGCATGGGCGAGCACATGGTCCACTTCGTCGGCGCCGACGACGCGCACGGCGCGCCGATCATGATCGCGGCCGAGAAGGCGGGAAAGACGCCGAAGCAGTTCGTCGCCGAGATCGCCGCGGGCCGCAAGGAGTACCTGGACGGCTTCCACGTCCGCTTCGACAACTGGCACTCCACCGACAGCCCGGAAAACACCGAGCTAGCGCAGGGCATCTACAAGGCGCTGAAGGCGCGCGGCCTCGTCGCCACGCGCACCATCGAGCAGTTCTACGACCCGGTCAAGGGCATGTTCCTGCCCGACCGCTACATCAAGGGCGAATGCCCCACCTGCCACGCCAAGGACCAGTACGGCGACAGCTGCGAGGTGTGCAGCAGCGTGTATTCGCCCACGCAGCTGATCGAGCCGTATTCGACGCTCAGCGGCGCCAGGCCCGAGCTGCGCAGCTCGGAGCACTACTTCTTCAAGCTGTCCGACCCGAAGGTGGTCGACTTCCTGAAGGCCTGGACGCAGGACGGCAAGCTGCAGCAGGAGGTGGCGAAGAAGGCCAGCGAATGGTTCGAGGCCGGCATGGCCGATTGGGACATCAGCCGCGACGCGCCCTACTTCGGCATCGAGATCCCCCAAGCCCCCGGCAAGTACTTCTACGTCTGGCTCGACGCGCCCATCGGCTACCTGGCCAGCCTGAAGAACCACTTCGACAAGGGCCAGGCGAAGGACCACTGGCATGCGGCCTCGCGCACGAAGGCGAGCTTCGAGGAGTTCGTGGCGGACCCCGCCGTGGAGCAAGTGCACTTCATCGGCAAGGACATCGTCTATTTCCATACGCTGTTCTGGCCGGCGATGCTGCAGTTCTCCGGCCGCAAGACGCCCACGCAGGTGAACGTGCACGGCTTCATCACCGTCAGCGGCGAGAAGATGAGCAAGAGCCGCGGCACCGGCATCGACCCGCTGCGCTACCTGTCGCTCGGCATGAATCCCGAGTGGCTGCGCTACTACATCGCCGCCAAGCTGAACGGCAAGGTCGAGGACGTCGACTTCAACCCCGAGGACTTCATCGCCCGGGTGAACGCCGACCTGATCGGCAAGTACGTCAACATCGCCAGCCGCGCGGCCAAGTTCGTGCCGGGCGGCAAGCTGCTCGGTCCGTTCTCGGTGCTGGAGGAACGCGCCACGCGGCTGGTCGACGAGGTGCGCAACCTCTACGAAGGCCGCGAATACGGCAAGGCGGTGCGCGAGATCATGGCGTTCGCCGACGACGTGAACCTGCACTTCGACGGCGCCGCACCGTGGAAGCTGGCCAAGGAAGGCCAGCAGGAGAAGGCCGCCCTGGTCTGCTCCGAATGCCTCGAGGCGTTCAAGGTGATGACCGCCTGCCTGAAGCCGATCCTGCCTGCGCTCGCGCGCGAGGCCGAGGCGTTCCTGAAATGCGAGCCGCTGGACTGGGACAACGCGGTCCGGCCGCTCGGTGCCGGGCATGTCATCGGGGAGTACAAGCACCTGATGCAGCGGGTGGATGCCAAGCAGGTGGATGCGTTGTTCGAGGCGCCGGCGGAAGCGGAGCAGCCCTCACCCCAGCCCTCTGCGGCGGGTGGGAGAGCGAGTGAACTGCCCGGGGGAGAGGCATTGGCTGCGCCGATCACGATCGACGACTTCGCGAAGATCGACCTGCGCATCGCGAAGATCGTGCAGTGCGAGGCCGTCGAGGGCTCGAACAAGCTGCTGCGCCTGACGCTGGACGTCGGCGAAGGCCGCATGCGGAACGTGTTCTCCGGCATCGCCTCGGCGTACAAGCCCGAGCAGCTGGTTGGAAAGCTGACGGTGGTCGTCGCCAACCTCGCGCCGCGCAAGATGAAGTTCGGCGTGAGCGAAGGCATGGTGTTGGCCGCGAGCCACGCCGACGAGAAGGCGAATCCCGGCATCTTCGTGCTGGAGCCCACGCCCGGCGCGCTGCCGGGCATGCGGGTGCGCTGAGCGCTCAACGGCTGCTTACCGCGGCGCACGGCCGCGTTACAACTCATCCATAGAATGCGGCTCATCCGTAAGTTCCGGATCCAGCCGCCCATGTCGCCGCGCCGCCACCGCCTGTCCCGCCGCAGCCTCCGCTGCTATGCCGGCCGCCTGCGGGCCGAGTGCAGCGGTTCGCTGCGAGGCCGGCCGCGCCGCAACCGGCGCGCCTGAGCCTTGGCCCCGTCCTTCGCCTTCCGCCCGCGACTGCTGGATGCGCTGCGCGGCTACGACCGCGGACGCTTCCTGCGCGACTTCGGCGCCGGCCTCACCGTCGGCGTCGTCGCCCTGCCCCTGGCCATGGCTTTCGCCATCGCCTCCGGCCTGCCGCCTTCGGCCGGGCTGTGGACGGCCATCATCGCCGGTCTGCTGGTCGCGCTGCTGGGCGGCTCCAACGTGCAGATCGGCGGCCCGGCGGGCGCGTTCATCGTCATCGTCTACGGGATCATCGAGCGGTACGGCGTCGCCAACCTGCTGATCGCCACGGCCTGCGCGGGTGTGCTGCTGTTCGCGCTGGGCCTGCTGCGACTGGGCTCGCTGGTGCGGTACGTGCCGGTCAGCATCGTGGTGGGCTTCACCAACGGCATCGCGGTGCTGATCGCGATGTCGCAGCTCAAGGACTGGCTGGGGCTCGAGGTCGATCGCATGCCGGCAGATTTCTTCGCCCAGCTGCGGGTGATCGCCGGCCACCTGCACACCTTCGACCTTCACGCCTTCGCGCTGGGCAGCGCCTGCCTGGCCGGGCTGTTCCTGTGGCCGCGCCTGTGGAACGCCGAGTCGCCGGTGCGGCCGGCGCTGGAGTTGCCGGGCATGCGCCAGGCCGTCAAGGTGGCCGCTCGCGTGCCCGGCCCGATCGTCGCGCTGGTCACTCTCACCGCCCTGGCCTTCGCGTTGAAGCTGCCGGTCGAGACCATCGGCAGCCGCTTTGGCGGCATTCCGGCCGGCCTGCCGCCCTTGGCGCTGCCGGACTTTTCGTGGGAGACGGTCAAGCAGTTGGTGACGCCCATGCTGACGATCGCACTGCTCGGCGCCATCGAATCGCTGCTGTGCGCGCGCGTGGCCGACCAGGTGAGCGGGCTGCCTCGGCACGACCCGAACCAGGAACTCATGGCCCAGGGCGTGGCCAATTTCGTGGCGCCCTTCTTCGGCGGCATGCCGGCCACGGGCACCATCGCGCGAACCGTGACCAACATCCGCTCGGGCGGCACCACGCCGGTCGCGGGCGCGGTGCACGCGGTCACGCTCGCGATCCTGGTGCTCGCCGCCGCGCCATTGGCGCTGCATGTTCCGCTGTCGGTGCTGGCGGGCATCCTGCTGTTCGTGGCCTGGAACATGGGCGAGTGGCGCGAGTTCGCGCACCTGAAGCGCTACAGCGCGCATTACCGGGTGCTGATGCTGGGCACCTTCTTCCTCACGGTGGTGTTCGACCTCACCGTGGCGCTGGAGGTCGGGCTGGTCGCCGCCTGCGCGCTCTTCATCCGCAAGATGAGTTCGCTGTTCCGCGTGGAGCAGGTGCCGGGCGAGGAAGCGCAATTGCGCTTTCGCCTGTACGGCTCGCTCTTCTTCGGCGCCGTCGCGCGCATCGACACGGTCGTCCAGGCGGTCGAGGGCTCGGGACCTGCGCCGGTGGTGGTGCTCGACGCGCTGCAGCTGGTCCACCTGGACACGTCGGGCCTGGACGCCCTGCGCCAGCTTCACAAGGTGGTGCTGCTGCGCGGCGGCACGCTGCGGCTGGACAACCTGCAGGAGCAGCCGCGCGAGGTGATCGAGCGATCCGGCTTCGGCACCGAGCTGACGCAGCACCTGGCCTCGCCGGAAGTGGCCGTCTAGCGGCTCGGCCCGCCGCGGTTCTCGGGCGCCTCGGGGTCGGGCCCGGTGGAGGTGCGCACCACGCGCATGTCGGGGTCGAACCAGACGGTGAACATCATCGAGGTGTTGGGCGGCTGCATGTAGCGCCAGTCCCACGCCTCCTCGCGCTTGAGCGCGTACGGCGTGCGCTTGGCGGGCTTGCCGAGCATGCGGCGCACCTGCTCCATCGACATGCCGGCCTGCACCTGCGCGAAGGTGGTGGGGGTGAGCACCTGGCGCAGCGCGGACATCTTGCCGTCCGCGCCGATGGTGATCATGTAGTTCTGGTGGCCCGCGGGGTTGCGGTTGTATTCGAGGACGCGGGCGCCGCCGGGGCCGTCCCAGATGTTCTCCGGGTTGCCGAACTGGGCGCGAACGTCCGCCTCGGTCGAGACGCCTTCCTCGAGCTTTTCGATACGCCGCTGGTCGCAGCCGACCAGCGTGGCCAGCGCGGCTAGCAATCCACTGACGAGTCCCATCGAGCACCGTAGGTAAAATTGCCTGCTCACCCGATCGAGTCTATGTCCAAGTTGCTCCGCATCTTCCGCCGGCCGGACTACAAGTCCGACGTCACCCAGTTCATCGAACAGCTGAAGGCGCAGCGCCCCGACATCGAAGCCCAGCAGCGCGCCGGCCGCGCCATCTGGTGGGACAAGCACATCGACCGCGAGGCGCTGGGGGACTGGAAGAAGGCCCGCGTGCCGCAGAAGCCCTACGTGTACGGCAGCGGCGGCGACTCGTCGGATTCCAAGTGAACGACAGCGAACGAACCAGCCTGCCCGAAGGCGCTTCCGCGGACGTCCCGGGCATGCCCGACGTGGTCGACCAGGTCGCGCTGGCGCGTCTCTACGGCGAACCGCTGTTCGCCATGCCGACGGACCTGTACATCCCGCCCGATGCGCTGGAGATCTTCCTCGAGGCATTCGAAGGCCCGCTGGACCTGCTGCTGTATCTCATCCGCAAGCAGAACTTCAACATCCTCGACATCCCGATGGCGGCGATGACCCGCCAGTACCTCCAGTACGTCGACGAGATCCGCTCGCGCAACCTGGAACTGGCGGCCGAATACCTGCTGATGGCGGCCATGCTCATCGAGATCAAGTCGCGCATGCTGCTGCCCCCCAAGAAGACGGCGGAAGGCCAGGAGCCGGAGGACCCGCGCGCGGAGCTGGTGCGCCGCCTGCTGGAGTACGAGCAGATGAAGATGGCCGCCGCGCGCCTGAACGCGGTGCCCCAGGTCGGCCGCGACGTGCTGCGCGCCCAGGTCTACATCGAGCAGTCGATGCAGCCGCGCTTTCCGGACGTCAACGTCGTCGACCTGCAGGAAGCCTGGCGCGACATCCTCAAGCGCGCCCGGCTGGTGCAGCACCACAAGATCACGCGTGAGGAGCTCTCGGTGCGCGAGCACATGAGCATCGTGCTGCGCAAGCTGCAGGGCCGCAAGTTCGTGGAGTTCGAGAACCTGTTCGACACCAGCCGCGGCATGCCGGTGCTGATCGTGACGTTCATCGCCATGCTGGAACTGGCCAAGGAGACGCTGATCGAGGTGACGCAGGCGGAAGCCTTCGCGCCGATCTACGTGCGCCTGGCCTACCAGCCCGCCTGATGGAAACCTCGCTCGACTTCGATGTCGTCATCGTCGGCAGCGGACTGGCCGGCCTCTCCGCCGCGATGCATCTCGCGCCCACGCACCGGGTCGCCGTCATCACCAAGCGCGGCCTGGCCGACGGCTCCAGCGGCTGGGCCCAGGGCGGCATCGCAGCCGTGATGGACCGGGGCGACAGCTTCGAATCGCACGTCGACGACACGCTGGTGGCCGGCGCCGGGCTGTCCGATCCGGAGGCCACGCGCTTCGTCGTCGAGCACGCGCCCGAAAGCATCGCCTGGCTCCAGCAACTGGGCGTGCCGTTCTCGCAGGAGCACGGCCAGCTGCACCTCACCCGCGAAGGCGGCCACAGCGCGCGCCGCATCGTGCACGTCACCGATGCCACCGGCGCGGCCGTGCAGCACACGCTGATCGACCACGTGCGGCGCACGCCGAACATCCGCCTTTTCGAGCACCACACGCTGGTGGACCTGATCACGAGCCGCCGCATCGGCCAGCTGCCGCAGCGCTGCCTGGGCCTGTACGCGCTGGACGAGCAGGCGGACCAGGTCGTCACCTTCCGCGCGCCGCAGACCATCCTGGCCACCGGCGGCGCGGGCAAGGTCTACCTGTACACCACGAATCCCGACACGGCCACCGGCGACGGCATCGCGGCGGCATGGCGCGCCGGCTGCCGGGTGACGAACATGGAGTTCATCCAGTTCCACCCGACCTGCCTGTGGCACCCGCTGGTCAAGAGCTTCCTGATCACCGAGGCCGTGCGCGGCGAAGGCGGGCGGCTGCTGCTGCCGGACGGCACGCGCTTCATGCCGCAGCACGACCAGCGCGCCGAACTCGCGCCGCGCGACGTGGTCGCCCGCGCCATCGACTTCGAGATGAAGAAGCACGGCCTGGACTGCGTGTACCTGGACATCTCGCACCAGCCGGCGGCCTTCATCCGCGAGCACTTCCCCAACATCCACGCGCGCTGCCTGGAGCTGGGCATCGACATCACGCGCCAGCCGATCCCGGTGGTGCCCGCGGCCCACTACACCTGCGGCGGCATCCACACCGACCTGGCCGGCCGCACCGACCTGCCGGGCCTGCATGCGATCGGCGAGACGGCTTACACCGGCCTGCACGGCGCCAACCGCCTCGCCAGCAACTCGCTGGTCGAATGCATGGTGTTCGCCCGTTCCGCCGCGCTGGACATCCGCGAAGCGCGGGAGCCGGCCGTGCCGCCGGTGCCCGTCTGGGACGAGAGCCGCGTCACAGACCCCGACGAATCGGTGGTCATCTCGCACAACTGGGACGAGCTGCGCCGCTTCATGTGGGACTACGTCGGCATAGTGCGCACCAACAAGCGCCTGGAACGCGCCGCGCACCGCATCCGGCTGCTGCAGGAGGAGATCCAGGAGTTCTACGCGAACTTCCACATCAGCCGCGACCTGCTCGAGCTGCGCAACCTGGTCACCGTGGCCGACCTGATCGTCCGGTCGGCGCAGGCGCGGCATGAGAGCCGCGGCCTGCATTTCAGCCGCGACTACCCGTCCATGGACGCGGACGCGCAGCCGACCACCCTGACGCCTCAGCGATAAGTTCGCTCCTGGCACCGCTGAGCTGATCGGGCCGACTTCGCATGCGGGTTTGCACCCGGTGCTCTGCCGAGCGTCGCGGCTCTAGCATGGCCCTCCCACACGAACCAGGAGACGGCACATGGGCACCAGGATCAGGAGCGCACTACGCACCGCAGCGCTGACCGGCGCGGTGGCTCTGGCGGGCTGCGCGAACATGATGGGCGGTGGCGGCTGGGTGCCGCTGGTCGACAGCGGCAAGGGGCTGGAGCGGTTCAACCGTGTCGGGGAGGCCGACTGGGCGGTGGTTGACGGCGCGATCCAGGCCACGCGCGGCGGCAGCACCCCGGCCTTCCTCGTCACTCGCGAGTCGTACAAGGACTTCGCGATCCGCGCCGAGTTCTGGGCCAGCGACGACGCCAACAGCGGCATCTTCGTGCGCTGCCAGAACCCGCAGCAGATCACCGACGAGAACTGCTACGAGGCCAACGTATTCGACCAGCGGCCGGACCCGACCTACGGCACCGGCTCCATCGTCAAGGTCGCTCCCGTGCGCCAGCCGCCGCCGAAGGCGGGCGGCAAGTGGAACACCATGGAAGTGACGGCCAAGGGTGACCACCTGGTCGTGATGTTCAACGGCGAGAAGACCGTCGACCACCGCGACCGCAAGTTCGCCAGCGGGCCCGTCGCGCTGCAGTGGGGCCGCGGAACGGTCAAGTTCCGCAAGGTCGAGATCAAGCCGCTCTGAGCGCGCGGCGGCGCGGCGGTCAGGCCGCGCCGAAATGCGGCACCAGCGCGCCGGCCGGCTGGCCGTTCTTCAGCGCTGCCGTGAAGGCCAGCATCCGGTCGATCGGCACGCGCGCGCGCTGGCCGACCGCCGGGTCCACGAAGATCTCGTTGGCGCCGGTCTCCAGCACCTGCGCCAGGCCGGCCAGCCCGTTCATCGCCATCCAGGGGCAGTGCGCGCAGCTCTTGCACGTGGCGCTGTTGCCCGCCGTGGGCGCCTCGAAGAACACCTTGCCGGGATTGAGCGTGCGCAGCTTGTGCATCATCCCGTTGTCGGTCGCGACGATGAACTCCTTGGCATCCATCTCGCGGGCGGCCTTCAGGATGGCGGAGGTGGAGCCGACGGCGTCGGCCAGCGCCACCACGTCGGCGGGCGACTCGGGGTGCACCAGCACCTTGGCCCGCGGATGCTCCTTCTTCAGCGCCTCCAGCTCGAACGCCTTGAACTCGTCGTGCACGATGCACGAGCCGCTCCAGAACACCATGTCGGCGCCGGTCTCGCGCTGGATGTAGCTGCCCAGGTGGCGGTCGGGTGCCCACAGGATCTTGTGTCCCTTCTCCTTGAGCGCGTTGACGATGTCCAGCGCGCAGCTTGAGGTGACCAGCCAGTCCGAGCGCGCCTTCACGGCCGCGCTGGTGTTGGCGTAGACCACCACCGTGCGGTCCGGATGCTGGTCGCAGAAAGCGCTGAACTCGGCGATCGGACAGCCCAGGTCCAGCGAGCAGGTCGCGTCCAGGTCCGGCATCAGCACCCGCTTCTCGGGCGACAGGATCTTGGCCGTTTCGCCCATGAAGCGCACGCCGGAGACCACCAGCGTCTGCGCCGGGTGATCGCGGCCGAATCGCGCCATCTCCAGGGAGTCGCTGACGATGCCGCCGGTTTCCTCGGCCAGGTCCTGCAGGTCCGGATGCACGTAGTAGTGGGACACCATGACGGCGTTGCGCTCCTTGAGCAGGCGCCTGATGCGCGCCTTGAGCTCGGTCCGCTCCGCGGGCGTGGGCTCCTGTGGAATACGCGCCCACGCATGCCGGGTATCGCAGGCATTGCCGACGGGCTGTTCGTACTCGACGTCGAAGATGGGGATGACGGCGCTCATGGGGTTCGGTTCAGAGGTCCTTGAAGCGCATCGAATAGTCCGTGGCCTTCACGTCCTTGGTGAGCGCTCCGATGGAGATGCGGTCGACGCCGGTTTCCGCAAGCTCGCGCACGCGCTCCAGCGTCACGCCGCCGGAAATCTCCAGGATGGCACGGCCTTCGTTCAGGCGCACGGCCTCGCGCAGCGTGGGCAGGTCCATGTTGTCGAGCAGGACCATCTTCGCGCCTGCGGCGAGCGCCTCCTGCAGCTGGGCCAGCGTCTCCACTTCGATCTCCACGAACCCGGCGGAGCGAGAGAGCTCGCTTGCGGCGCGCAGCACCGGCGTCACGCCGCCCGCCGCGGCGATGTGGTTCTCCTTGATGAGGATTGCGTCGTACAGGCCGATGCGGTGGTTGGTGCCGCCGCCGGTGCGCACCGCGTACTTCTGCGCGAGGCGCAGGCCCGGCAGCGTCTTGCGCGTGTCCACGATCTGGGCGCGCGTTCCGCGAACGGCCTCCACGTATGTCGAGGTGCGCGTGGCGACTGCGCTGAGCAACTGCAGGAAATTGAGCGCAGTGCGCTCGGCGGTCAGCAGCGCACGCGCCGAGCCGCGGATCTCCACCACCGGCTGGCCCACGGAGGTGCGCCGGCCCTCCGGCACCGCCCAAGTGATCGTGGCCTGCGGCTCGAGCTGCCGCACCGCGGCGACGAACCACGGGCCGCCGCACACCACGGCGGCCTCGCGCGCGATCACCACGGCCTGCGCCTGCCGCGCGGCCGGGACCAGGCTGGCGGTGAGGTCGCCCTCGCCCACGTCCTCGGCCAGCGCGCGGGCGGCGTCCTGCCGGGCCAGTTCGGCGATCGCCGCCGGGCTGAAATCGAAGCGTTGCATGCGGCGAGCATAGCCTTTGCCCGATGCCTTCGTCGGCATCCCGGCTGACGGGCGTGCCCGGCCGCCGCACG encodes:
- the metG gene encoding methionine--tRNA ligase, whose amino-acid sequence is MPQRKLFVTTALPYANGKFHIGHIMEYIQADIWVRHQRMGEHMVHFVGADDAHGAPIMIAAEKAGKTPKQFVAEIAAGRKEYLDGFHVRFDNWHSTDSPENTELAQGIYKALKARGLVATRTIEQFYDPVKGMFLPDRYIKGECPTCHAKDQYGDSCEVCSSVYSPTQLIEPYSTLSGARPELRSSEHYFFKLSDPKVVDFLKAWTQDGKLQQEVAKKASEWFEAGMADWDISRDAPYFGIEIPQAPGKYFYVWLDAPIGYLASLKNHFDKGQAKDHWHAASRTKASFEEFVADPAVEQVHFIGKDIVYFHTLFWPAMLQFSGRKTPTQVNVHGFITVSGEKMSKSRGTGIDPLRYLSLGMNPEWLRYYIAAKLNGKVEDVDFNPEDFIARVNADLIGKYVNIASRAAKFVPGGKLLGPFSVLEERATRLVDEVRNLYEGREYGKAVREIMAFADDVNLHFDGAAPWKLAKEGQQEKAALVCSECLEAFKVMTACLKPILPALAREAEAFLKCEPLDWDNAVRPLGAGHVIGEYKHLMQRVDAKQVDALFEAPAEAEQPSPQPSAAGGRASELPGGEALAAPITIDDFAKIDLRIAKIVQCEAVEGSNKLLRLTLDVGEGRMRNVFSGIASAYKPEQLVGKLTVVVANLAPRKMKFGVSEGMVLAASHADEKANPGIFVLEPTPGALPGMRVR
- a CDS encoding SulP family inorganic anion transporter, which produces MAPSFAFRPRLLDALRGYDRGRFLRDFGAGLTVGVVALPLAMAFAIASGLPPSAGLWTAIIAGLLVALLGGSNVQIGGPAGAFIVIVYGIIERYGVANLLIATACAGVLLFALGLLRLGSLVRYVPVSIVVGFTNGIAVLIAMSQLKDWLGLEVDRMPADFFAQLRVIAGHLHTFDLHAFALGSACLAGLFLWPRLWNAESPVRPALELPGMRQAVKVAARVPGPIVALVTLTALAFALKLPVETIGSRFGGIPAGLPPLALPDFSWETVKQLVTPMLTIALLGAIESLLCARVADQVSGLPRHDPNQELMAQGVANFVAPFFGGMPATGTIARTVTNIRSGGTTPVAGAVHAVTLAILVLAAAPLALHVPLSVLAGILLFVAWNMGEWREFAHLKRYSAHYRVLMLGTFFLTVVFDLTVALEVGLVAACALFIRKMSSLFRVEQVPGEEAQLRFRLYGSLFFGAVARIDTVVQAVEGSGPAPVVVLDALQLVHLDTSGLDALRQLHKVVLLRGGTLRLDNLQEQPREVIERSGFGTELTQHLASPEVAV
- the bamE gene encoding outer membrane protein assembly factor BamE domain-containing protein: MGLVSGLLAALATLVGCDQRRIEKLEEGVSTEADVRAQFGNPENIWDGPGGARVLEYNRNPAGHQNYMITIGADGKMSALRQVLTPTTFAQVQAGMSMEQVRRMLGKPAKRTPYALKREEAWDWRYMQPPNTSMMFTVWFDPDMRVVRTSTGPDPEAPENRGGPSR
- a CDS encoding DUF3460 family protein; its protein translation is MSKLLRIFRRPDYKSDVTQFIEQLKAQRPDIEAQQRAGRAIWWDKHIDREALGDWKKARVPQKPYVYGSGGDSSDSK
- a CDS encoding segregation and condensation protein A codes for the protein MPDVVDQVALARLYGEPLFAMPTDLYIPPDALEIFLEAFEGPLDLLLYLIRKQNFNILDIPMAAMTRQYLQYVDEIRSRNLELAAEYLLMAAMLIEIKSRMLLPPKKTAEGQEPEDPRAELVRRLLEYEQMKMAAARLNAVPQVGRDVLRAQVYIEQSMQPRFPDVNVVDLQEAWRDILKRARLVQHHKITREELSVREHMSIVLRKLQGRKFVEFENLFDTSRGMPVLIVTFIAMLELAKETLIEVTQAEAFAPIYVRLAYQPA